Part of the Nicotiana sylvestris chromosome 5, ASM39365v2, whole genome shotgun sequence genome is shown below.
tatacaaaaatatatagtaaattttatacactttttcggctaccaaatataaatattttCTGGTATGGTCTAAAAGTGAAAAAAGACCGATAATATCTGCATTGGGCCTACCCCGCATAGTTTTTCCCAAAAGGTCTTACATCATCATTAAGAGTATTCAACTTCTTATAAGtaacttatttttctttctacTTTTCACGTTGGACTTTGTTCACACACGCCCAACAATCTCAATCACTCTTGAACTAAGTTCCACAAGATATATCACTATTCACGGGCTAATTTAGAGATTAATTATGTGCAACTCACATGATTTGAGAATTTATGATCACCAAAACCCAAAAGAGAAGCTGTATATACGTCTTTGAAGCTACAAGTAAAGATAGTAAACCCGCCAATAGACATGCAAAGACACTAAGTCGGCCCTATGCCATCACTCCGCCGTTCTCCATACTCGACTCACCAAGCCATTGGCTTCTAATATCAGTTATTGGGCTAAAACGGTCCAAAGATACTCTTAATATGGTATGATATTATTCACTTTGGGCCAAAGCCAACACGATATTGCTCAAGATGCCTCACCGTTAAGAGTATCTAATCCCTTATAAGTAGCTTTTTTTTCTACTTTCATATGAGACTTTATTCAGACAGACATACTATGCACAATTTACATAACCATATTACTTAAAATATAATTGCATTTTAACTCTATTTAATAGCATTGGTTGGTTACTTTTAATAAATGGTCAGTAATATATTACAACACATTAAATTACATCTGTAATATAAAAAGATCATTATATTAGGAATGTATCTAACTTAAATCCTAGCAAGAAGTCACGAAACActtgaaataatatttttctttaaGAGAAGTTTATAAACAAAATTAAGAAATGTTAAGCAGGGACCATGGAATCTAAGGATTATAATGTGACTATTATTATTCTTACCTTTTTCCCTTTGGCTGAAGGAAAATACAGGTGATGAATTGCAACTGTCCTTGTCCTTTTCTTTCATCTTCTTACATCATGAAAACGTCCAAAAACCAAATAATTTCTCCAAGCATGTTTTGATCTCGTGCAGAAAATGATATTTGGACACATGAAAAAGGAAACGTCTTTTCTTGGCCAGCTcaagaaaataaaggaattaaTCTCTTTTTGGAAATTAATGTGGTGACTTATATTCTGGTGCCGTCTATATCACACCCTTAAGGGTACGATACTTCTCTCAATCTTAGGTGAATATGAAATGTTTGTTCATCTGGTTGCCCTTTAATATCTCTTTTTGGAAAGAAGAAATAGCACTCTAGAAGCTTCAGTGAGCTAGAATTTCACCGATCTAGTTAaagtaaaagaaattattttctcttcaCTATGACGCTTGGCCTTATGTCTAATGAGAGTTGTATAATAACCCTTCAAAATCTAGACGATTGTGCTAAGTTGGCGGACCTGGATTAAACCTATATATTGAGTTCAATAAGATTTCGTACTGTATCTAGCTCGGActgcacatatatttttgtgtTAGAAAGTAGGAAAAGAATTGGTACATATTTAAATGGCTAAATTCATTGTTTCCCTTTCTAGAGGCGCATGTAGTGTCATAATATCGGGTTCATTTGAAGTCAATACTTTCGATGTAAAACATAAATTTAGTATAAAGATTTAGTAAAATTGCAATATATTGTGAGTTTGAACTtataattctaaaaatataataGGTTAAATACTAAAAACCTTAAATATAAAATGTATAGAATTTAAATGTTAAATCCCCATATGTCTCTTTCCCTCCCTCCGGCATCCGTCCCCTACATACAATATAAAAGAATTAGACAAGGGACACATACAGGTAATATTGTCCCAATACTTTCGCATCAATATTTGTTTTGTGGTTTGAAAATGATTAGTGTAACCTCAAGCTCACTGGAATTACTACTATGTGTAatgattctttaatttttttttttaatacacTGCATCTAGTTTGAATGTTTGACCCAAAATAAAGGTTTTAATCTATATCTTGTTAAAGAAAAATTGTTTTTCTTGGGTCGAAACAAAAATTGGCAATTCCCATGTATTAATAAGACTCCCACTTTTCCGAATAGTTTCCTACTCATCGATATAGCGACGGTGAAACTTTTATGTGCTTTTTTGGATAATGGAAATCAACTACACTGTTGACATATTTCATCACTTCTAAGAAAATTCCGTAAACACTTTTATGAGGTAGATAAAAACGTTTGTTAAACCCTTTATTTTATTAACTATTTGCTACGAAAATTTCGGCTAATTGTAATATTTGGCCTTGGCCTTGCCTGTATTTTGTGGTGATGTATATTAATTATTAATGCAAATTTCATTTTTATCCAAAAAAATGTTTGTTGACTTGACTTATTATTAGGCGTTAGAGAAATCTTTTGGGTGTCGCTCTAAACCAAATAAATGTTGAGAGAAGTGGAACTATTAGACTACAGTTAGTATATGTGGTTAAGTGTAGAGTTAGCTAAACTTATTTGTTAGACAGTTAGAAAGGTAGTTAGGAGGTTAGTAACTAATTTGAATTAATATAAATACACTATAGATACTAAAATGTATATAGAAGTTCATTTCCTTTCATTTTTCAACAGAACAATAATTTTGTTTCTCTGAGTTCTCTCTTAGCTTCTTCTCCAAGTCAAGCTTCCGGCTAAGAGCTTCCATAACCATGGAagctaacatggtatcagagctcgcGATGACGATCTCAATCTCATTCCTTGCGCAATTGTGTGTATGTGTGTTACTGCAATTCCGTCAAACTATACTGAATTGTCTGAAAGTGACAACACCTCTAAGCTAGGGTTTGCAATTCAATCAACTGGAAAGTTTCATCAATGGCGATTGGAGACGAAACAAGCGAGAGTATATCGAGACATGTGAATGCACTAGTATCACCTATTGTCTTCCCCACAGTTGATCACAATCATCCTCTTTTCCTTCAACCAACTAATACACCAAGTAGCTCACACATTTTCGTTCATCTAACTGGCTCAGATAACTATGCTTTGTGGAGTCGATCTATGAGAATATGTCTACTAGTTAAAACAAACTAGGTTTTATAGATGATCGATACCCAAAATTTAAGTTTGAACCTGAATTTCACGAGCAATGGGAGAAGGTAAATGTTGTAGTTCTCTCAAGGATTATGAATGATGTGCGCCCAGGGCTATTGAGTAGTGTCGTGTATGCTTTTAATGCTCATAAGGTGTGGGAAGACCTGTAGGAGAGGTTTAATAAGGTGAATGTCGCTAGTATTCTATACCTATATAGAGAGATTCACACTCTAACACAAGGAACAAGGAATGTAGTTGATTACTTCTCTAAACTGAGGGACTTATGGGATGAGTTTGATGCCCTGTCCTGGTTGTCCCTGCCAAGAATCAAAGAAATATGTTGAGCATTTTTAGTATCACAGGTTACTCCAGTTCCTTATGGGACATAACGACACTTATTCTCATGCTCAAAGTCAAATCATGATGATGTCACTAGTGCCTAGTATTAACAAGGCCTACTCTCTACATATAGATGTGGAAAGCCAAAGGAACCTCACCAATTTCTCTTAAATGATGCAAGTAGCAGAAGTTGCTGACAACACTGCTCTATATAGCAACAAAATCCCGACTACTGGTAATGAACAATTTAGAGCTCAGAAGAATAAAGTGGTGTGTGAGTTTTGTAACTACAAAGGCCACACCAAGGAAAACTATTCCAAGCTAATAGGATACTCTCAAGACTTCAAGTCTAACTTTAAGACAAAGAAGAAACAGGGCAACTTTGGTACATATGTCAATCATGTCAATACTACTCCTAGTTACAATTCTGTTATGCAAACACTCAAACGCCATTTGGAGGTTTACAAGGCAGAGAAGAAGGAATACTAGGTGGGCTTCAGCAAATTCAAGTGGCTCTATCAATTGGATTTCAGCACATGCCTCAGCAAATGCAGATGCCTTCACCAATTGGATTTCAGCACATAGCACAACAACATGCACCAACTCCAACTCCTTTCTTTACTCAAGAGCAATATTAGTAGATAGTTCAACTATTAACAAGGGAGCGGATGAAGGTCCTTCTGCCAGAGCTTCAACTGCTGGTAAACTGGTAGCTCTGTTATTCAATCATGTTAATAACAATTAGATAATAGATTTCAGAGCATCAAATCATATGACATTCACACTAGAGATGTTAAATTCTTGTCAGTCAGTTTCATCTCACAGGGGAAATAAAGTTCACCTCCCTACAGGAAATGTTGCCTCTATTTCACATATAAGAAAAGCAAGTGTGTTTAACTATCAGGATATCAGTAATGTGCTATACATACCAAAGATTAAGTACAACCTGTTATCTGTGTCTAAACTTATCAAAGAGTTGCAATGTATTGTAGCATTTTTTCCTGACTTCTGTATATTCCAGGATCTTTGCAATGGTCAGGTAAAGGATATTGGTAAGAAGAATTAGGGATTGTATTTACTGCAAGGCAAGTCTTTACTAAGTGGTATCCTGCAACATGATCCAAATCAACTAAGGAATAAAACTCCTCAACAAGTATCTGAGATGAAGTCTGTAAATTAGACTACTAAATCTGGGAATAAGTTTACTTGTATGGCTAATGAATGTTCTGACTCTGGTGAAATTTTGGCATAGAAGGCTAGGTCATGTACCTCTAAATGTAATCAAGAAGCACACATCACTGAGTAACCTGAAAGACACTAATCACACTCACTACACTATATGTCCTTTAACCAAGCAAACAAAGTTACCTTACAAATTGAGTACTACTACTTCTAATGCTGCTTTTGAACTACTATATTCTAATGTATGGGGCCCTATAGGTTACCAACATATGACATTAAAAGATTCTTTGTTACTATTATGGATGACTACTCTAAGTTCACTTGGATTTTCTTGCTTGTatctaagtcaaatgcaatggtTGTTCTGAAAGATTTCCTAACAAAAGTGAAAAATCTATTCTCTATATCAGTTAAGACTCTTAGAACTGATAATGGTAGTGAATTCCTTAATCATGAAGTACATAATCTCATGTCATCTATGGGCATTATTCATCAAAGTACCTGCACCTACACTCGTAAGCAAAATGGAGTTGCTAAGAGGAGACACAGGACAATTCTAGAGATGGCCAGAGCTTTGAGATTTTAGGCTGCTCTCCCCTTGAAATTCTAGGGAAAATGTGTGTCTGCTACTGTTTATTTGATCAACAGACTTCCCTCAAAAGTCATTGGGGGTAAATCACCTTTTGAGATGCTTTATTTGCTTGCTCCATTCCCTCACATCTCAAAGTATTTGGTTGCTTGTGCTATGCAACCTCCCCTAAGAAATTGAACAAGTTTGCCTCAAGAGCAGTACCTGAAGCTTTTCTAGGTTATTCTTTAAATTAGAAGGGCTACAAGGTCTATGATCTTCACTCAAGATCCTTTATTGTAAGTAGAAATGTGTACAAACTATTGGCGCTCCCATGTTTCCTATTCTAGACCTGTTTCCTTATACCACAGTAATGGAGCATCTGTCTGAACCTCATGGTACTCGTTCTCTCCTAATCTATCTCAGAGTCCAACTATGGACTCTGTCATAGTTGCTCCTTCACCTACACAACAACATTCAGAGGAACCTGCTTCTTTAGGTTAATCTCCTCCTGCTATTGAGCCTTGTGTTTTAGAATCATCATAGGCTTCTGCTATGAGCCTTAGAAGGTCATCATGACCTAGCAAACCACCCTTGTGGCTATAAGATATGTGACCAAACCAGTCATCTCTCATACCTATGAATACCCCTTTTCCTCATGTGTGTCCTATGACACTTGACACTCTTACAGTTCACATTCATGCGCTCTTTCATCCTATTCTTCCCTCATAGAACCAAAATCATATAGAGAAGTAGCTACAAATCCCAAGTGGATTGAAGCTATAAAACTTGTAGTAGCTGCTCTAGAAGACAATCACACATGGAGTATTGTGGATCTTCCTATTGGCAAAACACTCATTAGGTGCACGTGGATCTTCAAGATAAAGTTTAAGGCTTCAGGGGAAGTTGA
Proteins encoded:
- the LOC138868311 gene encoding uncharacterized protein, with the translated sequence MQVAEVADNTALYSNKIPTTGNEQFRAQKNKVVCEFCNYKGHTKENYSKLIGYSQDFKSNFKTKKKQGNFAHASANADAFTNWISAHSTTTCTNSNSFLYSRAILVDSSTINKGADEGPSARASTAGKLSVSSHRGNKVHLPTGNVASISHIRKASVFNYQDISNVLYIPKIKIFAMVRLPTYDIKRFFVTIMDDYSKFTWIFLLVSKSNAMVVLKDFLTKVKNLFSISVKTLRTDNGSEFLNHEGKCVSATVYLINRLPSKVIGGKSPFEMLYLLAPFPHISNSHSCALSSYSSLIEPKSYREVATNPKWIEAIKLVVAALEDNHTWSIVDLPIGKTLIRCTWIFKIKFKASGEVERYKSRLVVKGYSQKEDLIILKHSLL